A window of Chitinophaga sp. MM2321 contains these coding sequences:
- a CDS encoding M28 family peptidase: MMRVPITIACTLLLFTVHAQVTPQKSAQVSDQGVAARYGEGITPAVAKKQLHIIAGADMEGRETATRGQERAAAYIISQFRAAGLQPGNKGDWEQHYPMYTDSLLHSSITAGDSTYNFGEDYYADVKISVHTDVTSTAIIFVNYGMISEMQNDYAGLDVKDKVVMMKEGIAPGFSAEKGNLNTRIKVAKEQGAQAVFVVSGFSGLKATDQQQIRNTGLYTRKDTASHLNVYYLTRAAAAAITGGSSNSNKPAVISKPVHIIFEKKETTLLPSNVLGYLEGTDKKDEVVFITAHYDHLGMSDGQIYYGADDDGSGCTAVIEIANAFARARAAGHGPRRSIVFMTVSGEEKGLLGSAYYTDHPVYPLSNTVVDLNIDMIGRIDPAHQHDSNYVYIIGDNKLSSALRPINERANNAYTKLQLDYKYNDPNDPEQFYYRSDHYMFARHGIPVIFYFNGTHADYHQPTDTVEKIDYHLLARRARLVFYTAWDIANREDKLVVDTHEK; encoded by the coding sequence ATGATGAGAGTCCCGATAACGATTGCCTGCACTCTCTTACTGTTTACTGTTCATGCGCAGGTAACCCCGCAGAAAAGTGCGCAGGTTTCCGATCAGGGGGTAGCAGCCCGGTATGGTGAAGGCATCACGCCGGCAGTAGCGAAAAAACAGTTGCATATCATTGCCGGCGCCGACATGGAAGGCCGGGAAACGGCCACCCGTGGCCAGGAAAGGGCGGCTGCGTATATTATCAGCCAGTTCAGGGCCGCCGGGTTGCAACCAGGTAATAAGGGGGACTGGGAGCAGCATTATCCGATGTATACAGATAGCTTGCTGCACAGCAGTATTACAGCCGGAGACAGTACCTATAATTTTGGGGAAGATTATTATGCAGATGTCAAAATAAGCGTCCATACTGATGTCACCTCTACGGCAATCATATTTGTGAACTATGGCATGATATCAGAGATGCAGAATGATTATGCGGGCCTGGATGTGAAGGATAAGGTGGTGATGATGAAAGAAGGAATAGCACCGGGATTTTCTGCGGAAAAAGGAAACCTTAATACAAGGATTAAAGTAGCGAAGGAACAGGGTGCACAGGCGGTATTTGTTGTCAGCGGTTTTTCCGGGCTTAAGGCAACTGATCAGCAGCAGATCCGTAATACAGGGCTGTACACAAGAAAAGATACGGCCAGCCACCTGAATGTATATTATCTGACCCGTGCGGCCGCTGCGGCCATAACAGGGGGTAGCAGCAATAGTAACAAGCCGGCGGTTATCAGCAAACCGGTGCACATTATCTTTGAAAAAAAGGAAACAACCCTGTTGCCGTCTAATGTGCTGGGGTATCTGGAAGGCACCGATAAAAAAGACGAAGTGGTTTTTATTACGGCGCATTACGATCACCTGGGTATGTCTGACGGACAGATTTATTATGGGGCAGATGATGATGGCTCAGGGTGTACCGCGGTGATTGAAATTGCCAATGCTTTTGCCCGTGCCCGTGCGGCCGGTCATGGCCCACGGAGGAGCATCGTGTTTATGACGGTATCGGGCGAAGAAAAGGGCTTGCTGGGGTCTGCCTATTACACCGATCATCCTGTTTATCCGCTAAGTAATACGGTGGTAGATCTGAATATTGATATGATAGGACGTATTGATCCTGCGCATCAACATGACAGCAATTACGTTTATATTATCGGCGATAATAAACTCAGTTCAGCGTTGCGTCCTATTAATGAAAGGGCAAACAATGCTTATACCAAACTGCAACTGGACTATAAATATAATGACCCCAATGATCCGGAACAATTCTATTACAGGTCCGACCACTATATGTTTGCGCGGCATGGCATCCCTGTTATTTTTTATTTCAATGGAACGCATGCCGATTATCATCAGCCTACTGATACGGTTGAAAAGATCGATTATCATCTGCTTGCGAGGAGGGCGCGTTTAGTGTTTTATACGGCGTGGGATATTGCTAACCGGGAAGATAAACTGGTTGTGGATACACACGAAAAATAA
- the rpiB gene encoding ribose 5-phosphate isomerase B, with product MQHNTHNLFDTSLPVAIGSDHAGFDFKEEVISYLEAKGFTVKDYGTHSKDSVDYPDYAHPVATAVEREQAGFGVLICGSANGVAITANKHQGIRAAICWGEELARLARSHNNANVLCIPARFVDVAVANQMVDVFTSTPFEGGRHQNRVSKMACL from the coding sequence ATGCAACACAATACACATAATTTGTTTGATACTTCACTTCCTGTGGCAATCGGGTCTGATCATGCGGGATTTGATTTTAAGGAAGAAGTGATTTCTTACCTGGAAGCAAAAGGGTTTACGGTGAAGGATTATGGCACGCATTCCAAAGATTCTGTAGATTATCCTGATTATGCGCATCCTGTAGCTACAGCGGTAGAAAGAGAGCAGGCCGGGTTTGGTGTATTGATCTGCGGCAGTGCCAACGGGGTAGCTATTACTGCCAATAAACACCAGGGAATACGCGCAGCTATCTGCTGGGGGGAAGAACTGGCAAGACTGGCACGCTCTCATAATAATGCCAATGTACTTTGTATACCGGCTCGTTTTGTAGATGTTGCAGTGGCTAACCAGATGGTAGATGTGTTTACCAGCACACCGTTTGAAGGTGGTCGCCATCAAAACCGCGTAAGTAAAATGGCCTGCCTGTAG
- the tatC gene encoding twin-arginine translocase subunit TatC — protein sequence MLKKFFSNNDEKAEMSFFDHLEDLRWHLVRSALALVAFSIFGFVYTKEILDNVIFGPTNANFPSYIALCKISHWVGMGDSLCITPVKVQFQNFKMVGQIMLQFKLSFMLGFVCAFPYIFWEFWRFVKPALKEKELKGARGVIFWVSFQFFLGIGFAYFLMAPFTINFLASYTVTDKAINQFFIDDYFDLMTQIVLGMGILFELPILVFFLTKLGILTPQFLRSYRRHAVVVILILAAIITPPDLVDQLIVFIPLYSLYEISIFISKKALRDREEKKAKKDVEEWS from the coding sequence ATGCTAAAGAAATTTTTCTCAAATAATGACGAAAAGGCTGAGATGTCTTTTTTTGATCACCTCGAAGATCTCCGCTGGCACCTGGTGAGATCGGCACTGGCCCTTGTAGCATTCAGTATATTCGGATTTGTATATACCAAGGAGATACTGGATAATGTCATTTTCGGGCCAACAAATGCCAACTTTCCTTCTTATATAGCCTTGTGCAAAATAAGTCACTGGGTAGGGATGGGCGATAGCCTCTGTATTACGCCTGTAAAGGTGCAATTTCAGAACTTCAAGATGGTGGGGCAGATCATGTTGCAATTTAAGCTATCCTTCATGCTCGGCTTCGTATGTGCCTTTCCTTATATTTTCTGGGAATTCTGGCGGTTTGTAAAACCGGCATTGAAGGAAAAAGAGCTCAAAGGCGCAAGAGGAGTTATCTTCTGGGTATCTTTTCAGTTCTTCCTGGGTATTGGTTTCGCCTACTTCCTTATGGCCCCTTTCACCATTAACTTCCTGGCATCTTATACTGTTACGGATAAAGCCATCAATCAGTTTTTTATAGATGATTACTTTGATCTGATGACGCAGATTGTACTGGGTATGGGCATATTGTTTGAATTGCCTATCCTTGTATTCTTTCTCACCAAACTGGGCATCCTGACGCCACAATTCCTGCGCTCTTACAGGCGCCATGCAGTTGTAGTGATCCTGATCCTTGCAGCCATCATCACACCACCTGACCTGGTAGATCAGTTGATCGTATTTATCCCGCTGTATAGTCTGTATGAAATCAGTATCTTTATATCCAAGAAAGCACTGCGTGACCGCGAGGAAAAGAAAGCTAAAAAGGATGTGGAAGAATGGTCTTAA
- a CDS encoding hemolysin family protein, with protein sequence MDGYTISILVFLVLLAGFFVGIEAAFANVNKLSIELKRKQGRSTGRILAGFNENPSRFLATSLVGFTITLVIYSILVAGFFQPIWEASAANTSGAQMQPFVILIEVLLATLVVLFLGFFVPRAIFRSRPEALLSFFALPISFVAKPLYIIGNVLVSISEWMLKYLFNVRILETRESFTRVDVENFIRQSQQHYGENQELNTELFENALSLAHVKIRGCLIPRKEIEALDIKSPITDAGNKFMETKLSKIIIYEGSIDNILGYIHQLDMFKNPQDINHIIHPILAVPETMSAIDLLSKFNKERKSIAWVVDEFGGTAGIVTIEDVLEEIFGEIKDEHDEEEFVEKQIAEKEYIFSGRLELDYLNEKYGLDFPEDESETLSGYIINHHETIPKIKERIIIDDYEFDILNVTDTRIEMVKMKMLG encoded by the coding sequence ATGGACGGATACACAATTAGCATTTTAGTTTTCCTGGTATTGCTCGCGGGCTTCTTTGTCGGCATTGAAGCAGCATTTGCCAATGTTAACAAACTTAGCATTGAGCTTAAAAGGAAACAGGGGCGATCAACCGGCAGAATATTAGCCGGTTTCAATGAAAACCCCAGCCGCTTTCTGGCTACCAGCCTGGTGGGCTTTACGATTACGTTGGTCATCTACAGCATTCTGGTGGCCGGGTTTTTCCAGCCTATCTGGGAGGCCAGTGCAGCCAATACGAGCGGCGCCCAGATGCAGCCATTTGTTATCCTGATAGAAGTATTACTGGCTACGCTGGTAGTATTGTTCCTGGGCTTTTTTGTGCCGAGGGCTATTTTCAGATCCCGGCCGGAAGCATTACTGAGTTTCTTCGCATTACCCATTTCATTTGTAGCAAAGCCACTGTATATTATCGGGAATGTACTCGTATCAATATCCGAGTGGATGCTCAAATATCTTTTTAATGTAAGGATCCTGGAAACGCGCGAATCTTTTACGCGCGTGGATGTGGAAAATTTCATCCGGCAATCGCAACAACATTATGGTGAAAACCAGGAACTCAATACAGAGCTGTTTGAAAATGCTTTATCGCTGGCGCATGTAAAGATCCGCGGATGTCTTATTCCCCGTAAAGAAATAGAAGCTCTGGATATTAAGAGCCCTATCACGGATGCCGGGAATAAGTTTATGGAAACAAAACTCTCGAAGATCATTATCTACGAAGGTTCTATAGACAACATCCTCGGCTATATTCATCAGCTGGATATGTTTAAAAACCCGCAGGACATCAATCATATTATTCATCCTATTTTGGCTGTTCCTGAAACGATGAGCGCCATTGACCTGCTCAGTAAGTTTAATAAAGAACGTAAAAGTATTGCCTGGGTAGTAGATGAATTTGGTGGTACAGCAGGTATTGTAACAATAGAAGATGTACTGGAAGAAATTTTTGGAGAGATTAAAGATGAACATGACGAAGAAGAGTTTGTAGAAAAGCAGATTGCAGAGAAAGAATATATTTTTTCCGGAAGATTGGAACTTGATTATTTGAATGAAAAATATGGGCTGGATTTTCCGGAAGATGAAAGTGAAACATTATCCGGTTACATCATCAACCATCATGAAACCATTCCAAAAATCAAGGAGCGGATCATTATCGATGACTATGAGTTTGATATCCTGAATGTTACAGATACACGCATTGAGATGGTAAAAATGAAGATGCTGGGATAG
- the gmk gene encoding guanylate kinase, translated as MEKKIIILTAPSGAGKTTIVRKLLASMPVLSFSVSAATRAPREGEVDGKDYYFLTADDFHHKIEIHAFAEYEMVYAGKYYGTLKSELERIWHDGQIPMVDIDVKGALAIKEKYHDNALTVFIEPPSLDALRVRLSERGTETKDSLEERLAKARYELSFSHEFDKIVINDDLERAYEEVKRLIQDFLNIK; from the coding sequence ATGGAAAAAAAGATCATCATTCTTACCGCCCCTTCAGGAGCTGGCAAAACCACTATCGTAAGGAAATTACTGGCCAGTATGCCAGTCCTGTCTTTTTCTGTTTCTGCGGCTACCCGCGCTCCGCGCGAAGGAGAAGTGGATGGGAAAGACTATTACTTCCTGACTGCTGATGATTTTCATCATAAGATAGAAATACATGCTTTTGCAGAATATGAGATGGTATATGCCGGTAAATACTATGGTACACTGAAAAGCGAGCTGGAGCGTATTTGGCACGACGGGCAAATTCCAATGGTAGATATTGATGTGAAAGGGGCTTTAGCCATTAAAGAGAAATACCATGATAATGCCCTGACTGTTTTTATTGAGCCCCCTTCCCTGGATGCTTTGCGCGTAAGACTGAGTGAGCGTGGTACCGAAACAAAGGATTCCCTGGAAGAACGGCTGGCAAAAGCACGCTATGAACTTTCTTTTTCGCATGAATTTGACAAGATTGTAATAAATGACGACCTGGAGCGGGCTTATGAAGAAGTGAAGCGCCTGATACAGGATTTCTTAAATATAAAATAA